Below is a genomic region from Streptomyces ferrugineus.
GGGTGGAGCGTTGAGGTCATGCGCGGACCGTAGACTCCTTGAACAGATTGTTGATTTCGGGGGTGTTGCCGGTTCGTTTCTCCCCCGAAGGGCGTTCCTGATGGGCGTTCCTGGAAGGGCGTTTCTAAAGGGTGTCGCCGTGCGCGGCGGTGAGGAGCGACTCCCAGTCCGGGAGCTTCACCACACCCCGCCCCAGCGATGCCCCCAGCGCCGCCTCGGCCCGCTCGATCGACTGCCAGCCGGACCACTCGACGGGCTCGACGCCCTCCGCGCGCAACGCCGCGAGCGGGTCCCCGGGCAGTTCCCTCCCCGCGAGGACGGCGGCATCCTCCAGCAGTGACGTCACCGTCTCCTTGGCGCACGGGCGATTGGTGCCGATGACCCCGGTCGGGCCCCGCTTGATCCAGCCGGCCACGTACTCGCCCGGCGCCACGAGGCCCTCGCGCAGGACACGACCCGCGAGGTGCGGCACCGTGGCGGTCTTCGGGTCGAACGGCAGCCCCTCCAGCGGCACTCCGCGATAGCCCACCGAACGCAGCACCAACTGGGCCTCGATGTCCTCCCAGCGGCCCGTGCCGGTCACCCCTCCCCGGCCGTCCGGCGCCGTCCGCTCGAAGCGCACCGCGCCCACGCGCCCCGCGTCGGCGAGGAGTTCGACCGGGCGCAGGAAGAAGCGCAGGCGGATGCGGTGCCCGGCGTTCCGTGCCGGGGACTCGGCCCAGCCGCGCAGCACCTCCACGTTGCGGCGCTGCGGCGCGGGCAGGCCGGAGGGGTCGGCGTAGGCCGGGTCCAGCGCCAACTCCTGCGGATCCACGCTCACTTCGGTGTCCGGCAGGGTGCCCAGCTCCCGCAGCTCCTTGGTGGTGAAGCGGGCCTGCGAGGGGCCCCGGCGGCCGACCATGCTGACCTCGGTCACACGGCTCGCGGCGAGGGTGGTGAGCGCCGCCTGCGGCATGTCGGTGGGGCTCAGTTCGGACGTGCCCCGGGCCAGCATCCGGGTGACGTCGACCGCGACGTTCCCGACGCCGATCACCACCGCCGACCTCGCGCCGGCCACGAACCCGTCGTCGACGGCGTCCGGATGGGCGCTGTACCAGGACACGAACTCGGTCGCCGACCAGCTGCCCGGCAGTTCCTCGCCCGGAATCCCGAGATGCCGGTCGGTGGCGGCGCCCACGCAGTACACCACCGCGTGGTACAGCTCGCGCAGCCGCGCCGTCGGCACCCCGTCCGGGCCGATCTGGACGCCCCCGAGGAACCGCACCCGCTCGTGCTCCAGGACCGTCCGCAGATTGTTCTGGAGGGACTTGATCTTCTCGTGGTCCGGCGCCACCCCGTAGCGCACCAGACCGTACGGGCACGGCAGCCGGTCCAGGACGTCGACGACCACGTCGGGGTCCTGCTGAACGAGGCTCTGGGCGGTGTAGCACCCACTGGGCCCGGAGCCGACGACGGCGACATGAAGCACGGCGGAACTCCTTGTCCAAAGATCGTCAGGAGTCGCTCTCAAGTCCAGCATCGCACCGCGGCCGCTCCGCTGACAGGGTGCAGTGCGCCGCATGGGTGCGTGTTCGTTCGTATGGAATGTGATCATGCGGTTACGTTGCGTGTGTGCTGGAAGCATCCTTTCTTAATCTTTCCGATCGCTCCGCGGCGGACGGTGCCGTGTCGGTGTGGCCCGCGTGGAGAGTGTGGGACGGCAACGGCGCCACCATGTGGTTCGGCGTCCGGCTGGAGTTCGGCGACGGCGCCCGGGTCGACGCGATCGCCGTGGTGTCGGAGGGGTGTGTGTCCATCGAGGACGTACGGGCCGAGCCGGCGCTGTCCCTCGACGACCTGGCGGCGCTCGCCGACTGGATCGAGGATCCGCTCTCCGAGGCGTGCGGGATCGGGGCCGTACCGGACGGCGGTGAACCGGACACCGCCCAAGCGGACACCGTCGGACCCGGCGGTGCGGACGCCGCGCCGAGCGGGGCCGGGGCGGCCTGGCCGGGCGGCGTCGAGGGGCAGTGGCTCGTCGCGCAGAAGTACCGGGCGGCCCAGGAGCAGGGCGTCGACCCCGTTCTCGCGGTGATGAGCGCGACGGGACACGGCCGCCGCAAGTCGCTCAGGCTGATCGGGCAGGCGCGCGACGCCGGCTTCCTGACCCGGCGCCGGGCCCGTCGCTGAGAGCGGCCCCAGAGGTGGCGGCCGTATCGGGCGGGTCCGTCAGAGCATGTCCCGCATCCGGGTGATCTCGCTCGTCTGCTGCGCGACCACCTCGTCGGCCATCTCCTCGATCTGGATGTTGTTGCCCTGCCCCTTCACGTCGGTGGCCATGGTGATCGCCCCTTCGTGATGGGTGATCATCAGCGTGAGGAACAGCTGGTCGAATGCCTTGCCCTGCGCGGCGCGGAGCTTTCGAAGCTGTGCCTCGGTGGCCATGCCGGGCATCGAGGCGTGCTCGTGGCCGTGGCTGTGTTCGGCCCTCTCGGCCTTGCCGTGGTTCTTCAACCAGCCCTTCATGGCGGTGATCTCCGGGCCCTGTGCGGCGGTGATCCGCTCGGCGAGGGCCTTGACCTTCTTCGACTCGGCGCGGTTCGGGACGAGTTCGGTCATCTCCAGGGCCTGGTCATGGTGCACGATCATCATCCGCGTGTAGTCGACGTCCGCGGAGTTGGGGGAGTCGTCCTCGGCGTGCATGCGCGCCGCCTCCTCGGCGGACAGCTCGCGGTTCGGCTCTCCGGGCTTGCCCGGTGCGATCACCGAAGGCCCGCTCCGTGCGGCCGGCTCGGAGTCGGAGTCGCATCCCCCGAGCGCGAGCACGGCCAGGGCGGCCAACGCGGCACCGGCGAGCGGCCGTTGACGCCAGGGCGTCTTGGTCACATGTCTGTTGCCCCCTGTTGATGTGTGCATGGTGAAGACGATACTCGGGCTTGCATGAACCGTTCCAGTGCGAACGGTCAAGGGAGGAAACAGTGATCCTGTTGAGCAATCCCCGAACACGCCGCAGACGCCTGGGAGTCGTCGCAGCCGCCGGTGGACTCCTCGCCGCGCTGCTGACCGCGCAGCCGGCCGTCGCCACCCCGGACCCGGGGGACGGCCCCGCCCAGGAACAGAAGGTCTCCGAGAGCACCCGGGCCGAAGTGCGGGAGGCTCTCGCGGACGGCGAGATACCCGGTCAGAACGAGATCGTCCACTCCGACAACATCGAACACGTCGCCAACATCCCCAAGGACGTGCTGCCGGGCACCAATTCGGACCTCGCCTTCCAGGGCAGATACGCCTTCGCCGGCAACTACGACGGCTTCCGCATCTTCGACATCGGCAACCCGAGGTCACCGAAGACGGTCGCCCAGGTCCTCTGCCCCGGCTCCCAGAACGACATCTCCGTCTCCGGCAACCTGCTGTTCCTGTCCACCGACTCCTCGCGCAGCGACAGTAGTTGCAACAGCACCACACAGCCCGCGACCGAGAAGTCGTCGTGGGAGGGCATGAAGGTCTTCGACATCAGCGACAAGACCAACCCGAAGTACGTCGCCGCCGTGGAGACCGCCTGCGGTTCGCACACCCACACGCTGGTGCCCGAACGCCGCAACGTCTACGTCTACGTCTCCTCGTACTCGCCGAACGCCGCCTACCCCGACTGCCGGCCGCCGCACGACGGCATCTCCGTCATCAAGGTGCCGCGGTACGCCCCCGAGAAGGCGGCGGTCGTCGGCTTCCCGGTGCTGTTCCCCGGTGAGGGCCCGGACGGCGGCGGCAACCCGGGCGCGCCCACCAACCCGGGTGTCTCCAAGACCACCGGCTGCCACGACATCACGGTCCTGCCCGGGAAGGACCTGGCGGCGGGTGCCTGCATGGGTGACGGGATCCTGTTCTCCATCGCCGACCCGGAGCACCCGAAGGTCATCGACCAGGTCCAGGACAACGTCAACTTCGCGTTCTGGCACTCGGCGACCTTCAACCAGAAGGCCGACAAGGTCATCTTCACCGACGAGCTGGGCGGCGGCAGCGGGGCCACCTGCAACGCGGAGATCGGCCCGAACCGCGGCGCCGACGGCATCTACGACATCGTCGGCAAGGGCGACAAACGCAAGCTCGTCTTCCGCAGCTACTTCAAGATCCCCCGACACCAGGCGAACACCGAGAACTGCGTCGCCCACAACGGCTCGCTGATCCCGGTCAGGGGCCGCGACCTCATGGTCCAGGCCTGGTACCAGGGCGGCGTCTCCGTGTGGGACTTCACCGACTCGGCCCACCCGAAGGAGATCGCCTACTTCGACCGGGGCCCGCTGACCACCGACACCATCAGGTCGGCCGGTTCGTGGTCGGCGTACTACTACAACGGCTACATCTACTCCAACGAGATGGCCAGGGGCTTCGACGTCCTGAAGATCAACGACCGGCGCACCGACCCGGCCCGCTGGGTCAAGCTGCGCGAACTCAACGTCCAGACGCAGCCCGACTACTTCGACTGACCGTCCGGGCAGCCGGGTGCGGACCCGGTCGCGAAGAACCGCGACAGATCCGTGTCGCACGTCCCGCCGGGCTCGGTCTCCGAGACCGGCGGGACCCCAAGCTCCCAGTCCAGCCGGTAACGCTTGAACAGCTCGGCCCGCAGCACCGGCACGGGCATCGGGGCCCCGGGCACCAGCGCCGCGTAGACCGCGCCCATGAGCAGGCAGCGCAGCATGGGGTAGTCGGCGTCGACGTCCAGTGAGCCATGCCGTACACAGGTGTCCCGCAGCAGCTCGGCCAGCCGCCGCTGCTCCGGGCACGGCATGAAGCCCTCGGCCTGGAGGATGCCCGCCATGTGCTGGCGCATCAGCACGGGCCGTTCCCGGGCCAGGCCCAGGATCGCGTCGATGGCCCGGGCCATCCGCTCCGCTCCGTCCTCGGTGCGCGGCTCGCGCTCCAGCGCCTCCTGAAGCGTGCGGTGCATCAGCCGGTGCACGGCGGACTGCACGAGCTGGCGCTTGCCGGG
It encodes:
- a CDS encoding LVIVD repeat-containing protein: MILLSNPRTRRRRLGVVAAAGGLLAALLTAQPAVATPDPGDGPAQEQKVSESTRAEVREALADGEIPGQNEIVHSDNIEHVANIPKDVLPGTNSDLAFQGRYAFAGNYDGFRIFDIGNPRSPKTVAQVLCPGSQNDISVSGNLLFLSTDSSRSDSSCNSTTQPATEKSSWEGMKVFDISDKTNPKYVAAVETACGSHTHTLVPERRNVYVYVSSYSPNAAYPDCRPPHDGISVIKVPRYAPEKAAVVGFPVLFPGEGPDGGGNPGAPTNPGVSKTTGCHDITVLPGKDLAAGACMGDGILFSIADPEHPKVIDQVQDNVNFAFWHSATFNQKADKVIFTDELGGGSGATCNAEIGPNRGADGIYDIVGKGDKRKLVFRSYFKIPRHQANTENCVAHNGSLIPVRGRDLMVQAWYQGGVSVWDFTDSAHPKEIAYFDRGPLTTDTIRSAGSWSAYYYNGYIYSNEMARGFDVLKINDRRTDPARWVKLRELNVQTQPDYFD
- a CDS encoding FAD-dependent oxidoreductase, which produces MLHVAVVGSGPSGCYTAQSLVQQDPDVVVDVLDRLPCPYGLVRYGVAPDHEKIKSLQNNLRTVLEHERVRFLGGVQIGPDGVPTARLRELYHAVVYCVGAATDRHLGIPGEELPGSWSATEFVSWYSAHPDAVDDGFVAGARSAVVIGVGNVAVDVTRMLARGTSELSPTDMPQAALTTLAASRVTEVSMVGRRGPSQARFTTKELRELGTLPDTEVSVDPQELALDPAYADPSGLPAPQRRNVEVLRGWAESPARNAGHRIRLRFFLRPVELLADAGRVGAVRFERTAPDGRGGVTGTGRWEDIEAQLVLRSVGYRGVPLEGLPFDPKTATVPHLAGRVLREGLVAPGEYVAGWIKRGPTGVIGTNRPCAKETVTSLLEDAAVLAGRELPGDPLAALRAEGVEPVEWSGWQSIERAEAALGASLGRGVVKLPDWESLLTAAHGDTL
- a CDS encoding TetR/AcrR family transcriptional regulator, with protein sequence MSPRSASVNEELRRRSRERLLQAAVEVVGERGYEATTLGDIADRAGSARGLVSYYFPGKRQLVQSAVHRLMHRTLQEALEREPRTEDGAERMARAIDAILGLARERPVLMRQHMAGILQAEGFMPCPEQRRLAELLRDTCVRHGSLDVDADYPMLRCLLMGAVYAALVPGAPMPVPVLRAELFKRYRLDWELGVPPVSETEPGGTCDTDLSRFFATGSAPGCPDGQSK
- a CDS encoding DUF6214 family protein — protein: MSVWPAWRVWDGNGATMWFGVRLEFGDGARVDAIAVVSEGCVSIEDVRAEPALSLDDLAALADWIEDPLSEACGIGAVPDGGEPDTAQADTVGPGGADAAPSGAGAAWPGGVEGQWLVAQKYRAAQEQGVDPVLAVMSATGHGRRKSLRLIGQARDAGFLTRRRARR
- a CDS encoding DUF305 domain-containing protein, which encodes MHTSTGGNRHVTKTPWRQRPLAGAALAALAVLALGGCDSDSEPAARSGPSVIAPGKPGEPNRELSAEEAARMHAEDDSPNSADVDYTRMMIVHHDQALEMTELVPNRAESKKVKALAERITAAQGPEITAMKGWLKNHGKAERAEHSHGHEHASMPGMATEAQLRKLRAAQGKAFDQLFLTLMITHHEGAITMATDVKGQGNNIQIEEMADEVVAQQTSEITRMRDML